GCGGCAATTATCAGAAAagcataattgtttttttttcatgtcatgtaTATTTTTCTGAAGTGGAAGGCGTCGTCATTACTCTTTAAATTTTCCATGGACATTGGACATGCTGATTAACAATAGGAACATTTCTATAACTGCATTACAAAATATTTGTTCctggataataataaaaaatcaaggGCGTGAGAGTAGGGAACAACTCCCGAGGAGCATTTTTTTGCGAGAAACCTGCACTTAGATGTCTTGAGAAAAGCGATGCTAACAGCTGTCAGATGCCGGAGCAGATGGAGTtgagaaataataatagtacAATCTGTAAGTGAAGTCAATTCACTCGTGGGATTCTGGGTCCGTTTTTTGGGATGAATTCCACTGATACGGCGCCGTATTTTGTTCCTTACCGCAACACTGAAGCTCTTTCATTCACTCCAGCTCTGATTCCAACATCTGTTTGGCATTTTCTCTGCAGCAATGGCAGCTGATGCTAAAGGGTGTTGTAGTTTATCACGCTGTCTGATGGCCATATCATAAACCTATTTAATTGTGCCATTTTCTTGGAAGGTGCCATGTTAAATAACATAGAATAAAAGTTTTGAAATGGGAACATCTCAGAAAAGCAGAAATCCTTCCCACATCACCTCGGCTCTTTTATCATGGATTAGAATTCCTTCTATTAACCTTCTCTGATCCGGCAGGTGCTTTCGCATTAACAGCCTGAACCGCCGCCTTATAACATTTGGCGGAAAATTTGCCGTCAAATGCAATATTTTGTGTTCATAAGTTTGCTGATAGGATCTGTGAGCAATCCCAATGGTTTGTGAACGATGTTTCTTCAGAGTTCCTCATGTGACGGGTGTAATACTCTGTAGTGAGCACGATCTAAACTCTCTCCATCAAACAGTGTCGATATGCAGAGTCAGTGTATTTGTATAATGAGCTCATATCTGGTTctaaacatgaaaaacaaatctctccAAAATGCTTTCACTTTGGAGAAGGGGATTCTTTGATGAGTACCTAAAGATAAGGtagggaatcttttttttttaatgttatgatTAATGAACATCTGTGACAGAAGTAATGACAGACTCACAGTTCACGGTTGTTGATTTTGCTTTGGATTTCCTGGTTTGTGCTGaccatcttttttctttcttccatctgTCAGGGTGACAACTATTGAGCACGACTCACGATACAAGCGAACCTGGGGTctcggaggagaaggagatggcGAAAGTGATGCCAGCGGCTCAAAGGTCGTCTCGAAGCAGCCCTCGGGGGTCCGCAACGGTCAGGCCCCCCAGATGAATGCCTCTGCGCCCTCAGGCCCGTACATCCAGAGGTGGAGTCCCGCTCACGTTGcttcctttgtctttcttttactGTGGTGTCTTGAGaagtattatttaaaaaattgtcccGTTTGACATATTAAGACACATTTGAAAGACcctttgaaaacaaatgaccTTTTCACGTCTGTGTAACAGGGTAACCAACGACGCACGCGAGGACGAGATGGAGGAGAATCTCGACGCTGTCGGCGGCATCATTGGCAACCTGAAAACGATGGCTGTGGACATGGGCACCGAGATAgacaagcaaaacaaacacatcgaCCGCATCACTGAAAAGGTACGAGAtgttcatctttatttctgtgatGACAACTTTTAAGCAGGTTTATAATTTGCAGATGCTTCAAGAcggtattctttttttaattttaattattttttaaaggaggaGTTATGGTGTGTTCACGCCAAACGCTAAGCACATTTTCACGTTTGTGTTACTTGCAGTAAACGGTAAACACAACCTGCATTCTTTTGGATGCGGGCGTCAGTgacttcaggaaaatgtcatcGCTTTCGCATCAGAACTATATTTTACTttagttcaaatatttcaactagCTTtttgtgtgaacgcaccattaggaGGAATATTACCTTAGAGTTATCTCAGAAAAACTCAGGAACTCATTTTTCTCGCTGATATTTTTTTACGGTGGAAACCCAGAAGGAAGGAAAGTGCAATAAAgcaaacatggatgtaaacaagattttaaatagttttttaaaaccagCTTTGCAAATGCATGATGAAGAAGGACATTCATTCAAAAAGTGTGTTCGGTCTCAGGGAAGAACACAACTTGTTTACAATGACAAACGctgaatataaattaaaattCATGCAGCCCTTTGAATAATTAGATATTAGATGCTCTGAGGAATTTACTTCTAACAAAGGTACCAAGTCAATTTCCTTCCTTAATAAACAGCTGAGTGTTTGATTCCTGTCTTGTTTACGTCCGTGATCCCTCTTCTTCATTCGCTGTTGGCACGTTACTGTACCTCCACCTGTAGATCAGTGAAACACTGTCAAACATTTGGCAGCACGTCTCTCGTCACCAGGGGTGACAAAATCCCCCCCATTGTagctttttttatgttattaaaTGCATTCCATTAGTATTATTGAATTGCTTATACTGAAGAGAAAACGTGGCGGGTGTGTTTTTCTACATAACTGCCTCTTTTTTCACCCGTTTCATCGTTTTTCTTTCAGGCGGACATGAACAAGCATCGCATTGATGAGGCGAACCAGAGAGCCAACAAGCTCATCAAATAGACCAGGAGCCCTGCTTCTGCCAATTTCATCTATCAACCTTGAGCCTCTgtcgccccacacacacacacacacacacacacacacacacacacacacacacacacacacacacactttgacaacAACTCTGGGAGAATGTTCATGCCAGCCTGTGTGCCTGCCTTTACTGCACTAATATGTCAAGAGAGTACACAAACGTTTATACATTATACGTCTCTGAATTTGCCGCCACCGCATCATACCctttttaatatgcatattcGTAGTCATGCTGGACTCGGGGAGGCAGCGTGGACGTCAGAAGCAAGTGACTGACCGTCTATCTCTGCTGTTTCACACCAGACTTGCACCCGACCTGTTGTATCGTATGGCAACACTCACATGATGGAAAGAAGCACAGGTCAAATACTCTTGTTACCTATTCCCCCCCTTTCGCCTTTCTCTAAACTTAAAGTGCTATgaactgtctttgtttgtgccTCTCTGGGTATGTTTGGATGATCCATAGTCATTAGCTGTCTTTTAGTGATAAACAGCATTAATGTATATATCAACCGCCCCCTCACTGTCCTCATAGAGATGCATCTCGTTTAATCACAAAGCGTAATCGTTGGTCTGAAACAAATATGATCTTTTCCCAAATTCCTATTGGTTCAACGTGTAATTAAGTTTAATGtatcatgtgttgtttttgagaTGATGTGCCTATTTAATTATTCTTTATCGAGCAGAAATGACTTGTGAATAAAGttgtcttccctttttttttaaacactttgttCCCATGtcattttttgccatttcagaCAGGTTTtttcgaaaaaaaataaaaatacaggaagaaagaaagaaaatgtgagtgAGCAAATACTTTGATCCAGGAATTCAAATCTCCTTCCCCTGAATGAGAGCaattaatgtttcttttttttcttctttttttattttctgactgATAGGAAGTCAAGGTTATTGTAACCATTTGCAAGAAAAATTGCACGGCGCTGACCTGGCGTTAGACATTTTAATGTACGACAATcaattttctttcaaatgtgaAGGAGGGTCAGTAAGATTCATGGGGAATGTTCATCATCACCTCCCAGAGAGCATCTCGTTCACTTAATGGCAATTCTGAAAATGGGGGAAACAACAGTGGTTGAAAGAGGATCAACGGCTGTACTTATATTCCGTGTCACTTGAGTTTTTTTCGGTTGATGTAAATACTCACAACTCTGTGTAGCTGTTCATTAATTTGCCTATCATCGTCCTGTTAATCTaatttcattcttttcttcGTTACCTCTCTGCTAATAGAGATTTATAGCACCCGAGAGGAGACTTAACAGCCTATTCAGGGTTCCCTGCACACGCCTGCTAATATGTGGAAAATGAATATCCTCAAGTTGAATCATTCCCtgtaaaagtatgaaaaaaaaaccatgttGAGTCTTGAAACACATTGCTGGGCTATtgtttaaattaatgaaaatgaatctgtaAAATACTGTGATTTTAGAATTGGGGGAATTTGCAGGAAGCCTGTCAGTTCAGTGTGGGTGGTCCACGGTTGTGTTCTAACAGCCACAGTATCACAAACCGCTCCTCCTTGCACCTGGGTTTGACAATGGAGAgcatcatttggtttttttggtcaaCGCTGTAGCCCGGTGGAGAAATTACTGCTGGCAgcaaagatgcaaaaaaaaaatatacatgcaaATTAATGTTGTTTAGGGGGGTAAACACAGACGCAGGCTGGGCGACGCTGAGGCCTTGCCGTGGAAAATTGGCTAATGATAAAGTAAAAAGAATATCTATCATATGCATCATCTGGCTTATTtgttttgaggggaaaaaaaatcataagtCTGTATGATCCGCTTGCGGGCGTACACCTATTGAGTTTGTAAAGATTGAAATGAGCCTTTATGTTTCTATACGTGATCATCCTCGGCACGTTACTCGTCTCAGCTGAGATGTAATTAGTGTAGCCGGAGGATGTTTAGTCATTTTTCTACCCACAGCCACTGGAATGTAAATACAAACAgttttgtcttattttgaaCGTGTTCATGTGCAAGCTCGTCGTCTCTGAAATGAGCTCGGTGAACGGAAATGACCGttcaacaaagtaaaaaaagtgCCTTTTGTCTCATGCCTGCCtatgtcaaaatgtttgtgCTCAATAAATCTATTCTCTAATGCATTTCCCTGCACCCTCTTCAGTGTACTAGAATTTGTTAATTCAAAATTGGCAACCGACTGCGATGGAGAGCAAGAGGTCAATGAATACACCCAAACGTTGCAGTTTCAGGAGTTAATTTGAAACTTTATTCTCTGAAAGTGTTtaaatgtctttgatttttctctttccccccatgTCAACAGTCTTAGGGGGGGTACGTCACATAGCTGGAGAGTACAAAATGCAGATTAAAAACCACCGAAACAGAAAAAGGCAGGTGtaggggaagaggaggatcaAGGAAAGTGGACGGAGGTGACGGAGAAGGAAGTGTGGCGAGTCTGAGATACCACAGATGCAGTGACcgagttttaaaaaagcaagaGACTGAATACGTGCGATGctagtttttccccccaaaactaTTTCAAGGTGCATTTTGTAACAGAAAAATGACGTGTTCTTTTGGCTCAGACGTGATGATCTGCACATGGAGACACGTGTGCTACACGTGGGTGGCGGCCATGACAGGATGATGTAATAAGCTACTTTTGTTCTACGGGTAAATGTAAATAAGccagagggcgagagagagatcATCGTGACGCCGACACCTTTCCTGCAAAAAACTCTTTGAGCTGAACAGTCGTTCTTTTAGTCTCTCGACACACAACTTCCATCATTTTAATGAGGTCACTTGAGATGGATCATAGTTCAGGGACGGAGCCCACGGTACAAGGCAAGACGGcagtgggagagtgtgtgtacgtgtgtgtgagagagagggggggccaCTATCATAACATTTATAAATCCAGCTCGATACACTGCACATACTTTATACCCGCCTGTATGCATATATTGattaaatgtattcatctaTTATGGCTTTTAGTGTATTATACTCCTAAATGTAGCAAATGTCCTCATTTTCCTCATCATTTCCTCCCTTACATTCAGAGCATACGGACACATGACCTCGGCTCGCGTGGTCCTCGTCCTCCAGGTGGAGAGAAAACCTGGTCCTGTGGTGTGGTTTGGATAAAGCAGTCAAGATGCACGCGACCCGCAACTTGTCCTCCACTTTGGCTTTTGGCACCTTGAAAAAACCTTTCAACGGTGGTCCTTCTGTTCAAGTGACAGAATGTAAGTCTTGTGTTAAATGAAAATCGAGCTCTTGAGACCAGAGGGGTGTTTTTATAAAAGCTTAAAGATGAGGCCCCCTACACAGGAGCGAGACCCCGAGGCGGAAAGAGACCAAACTGAGTTGGTTGCATGATACATGATTACTTGAAACGCTTGGTTCACACTGACCCACAACATTATTCATGACTATTACTTTGCTGGAATATTTTACTCCCGTATCACGTTTATTAACACGCTGCTCTTTGTTTGAAAGCTGTGACATAATCCGGACTTGACCAAAGGAAAGGGATTAATCCCAGTTCAGTTTTTCATACGCATTTTAAGTCACAGTAAGACCTTTATAAAACACCCCTCAGATATTGgtcatacatttttcacatattttactAGAAACCAAAGTTGAAGACCAAGAAGTCGGGTCAAGTCTGTCTCGATTCAAGGTTGAAGAATATCACAATAGCACCATATCAAACTAATAACGTAAAACATACCTCATGCATctgtagatagatatatatatatatatatatatatatatatatatatatatatatactgtgtatatgttATCCAATAGATATGAAATTTAAGCTTCATTACACAAGTGTTGAATATATTTCAAGTTCACAGAAATAACTACTGCCACAGCTTCAGTCGAGAACATTCAGTCTtatattcaaaaacaaactgctcGTGGCGTTACATGACTGATCATGTTGTCGGTTACCAATCTAAAATCTCAACAGTCGAACCCTTCACAGTGCATCGGAGCATTTCGTTTGCATACCTGCAATTacacttggtgtgtgtgtgtgtgtgtgtctgtgtgcgcgcgcgctcatCACCAAGTCTTTACACCGCATTTACAAAGCCCGTTCATTTCACGCAAACTCTAGTGTCAGTAGCGTTCATCGCTCCGAATTCAATCAGCACAGTATTACAGTTCACAACCATTTCATAAGGCAGATTAATATCAGAACGCATGTTCGTTACAGGCCTTCGTATCGTACGCAGCTGTGTATCGACGCATGCCTTTCTGAAGcggatcaaatcaaaatgaaagtaACACAACAAACGTTTTACAAGCATTCTTTGGTTGAGTGTGAGCGGAGCGTTCCTGTGCTTTCGTCTTTAATGCTTTGAATTTGattatttgttcaaaaaaaaaagaacacgaagaagaagaaaaaagtggatCTTTGCAATGATACACTGTCTTTAAATACAGGCAAAGGAGTGACGGCTTAAAACTAAAACTACCATATTTATGTTAACGCtcacaaaataatataaaaaaaaaataatctggtgATAAAAAGCTCTGATTGATTGTACACAAATACTACTTTCTCTTTCCAGGTTGCCTCGGCAACccccagcctccctccctccctgtggcTCTCCCATCTCCTTTCACTTCTTCTTGGCGAAGCGGCTGAActtcttctccttgtctttcttGGCAGAGCTGGGCTCCGGGAGgccagctgaggaggagggcgggggcaGGCTGTGGGCTTTGGCCCCCGAGGGCCCCGAGGGCCCCGACGCCTCCTCCGCTGCCAGGGGCTGAGTGGCCTTCTCCATGGCCTGGCTCCAACGGTGGAGCTCCTCCTGGAATCAAGCACAAAAAAGACCACAGCGCCAGCTTACGAAAAGGGAAGTGATATTCCAGCGggacagtgtgcgtgtgtttttcgTCCCTCGGTCTATTCtccctgtgttttattttcatacgTACATAACCTCATTTGTGTGCGTTTCTTGCAGAGATAACCTAGAAAAGTAACTTGGACACGGGCTGGGATGTCAAAGTGTAAACagcttatgaaataaaatgtaaatatgtatattctGCGTGCAGCGCTATACTGTACCCCGCGACCACTGCTTCATatcggggtcaaaggtcacatgcTTGCCAACTCTCCGAGCAGCCAAGTCCAAGAACACGCAGTCTCATGTGATTCACATGGAAAATTCATCGCCATCTCTCGGtcggtttttaaaaaaactcaccTCGTCTTTACACTGGAACAAATACTCGCTGCCATCACCGAGACTGTGTGGGAGAAAAAGGAAGcggagtttttaaaaaatgtattgtgtgGAGAAACAAGTTTACACCATAAGAGTAAAATAAAGAGTAGATTTTATGTAATCTGTGTAACAGACCTTTGActttgacttatttttgcacatttgaagAAGTTTGTTAAGTTTGTTTCACAATGGCGGCCTGCCTAACCAAGACATCCAAatccaaaaataatgaatttactATAATGTAAGACCAAGAAAACTGGGGAATTGTCATATCACATAAGGGATTGGTCAACTAATCGTTGCAGCCCCAAAAAGGTCCGTATGGAAACAGCTGTCTTATTTTGTAGCTTGACACTGTTGTGGGGGAATTGTTTTTATTCCCAGATGTCCCGCCCGACCATTGATagcaaaatgtataaaatgtaaacTAGAAATTTGTTTAGTGTATTACGAAAATACTTAAAGAATTCAGGAGgtttagtttcatttttctccGACCGTATCAATACACAGTATTATGgatttaaaggaataaatgCAGATTCATTTATTAGCTGGAGGCAGTGACTTCCTGAGGTCTCTGCTGCACACCCCCCAATAATAATTACAACTACATCTAATTCTTATAGCTAATGATCATACTtcccaaaaatatcaaactgctCCTTTTAAATAACGGGACAACTGAGGAAAAACTGGGAAATGGCTTCCCACCGTAGTTTGGCGAcgtgcttcttcttcttgtaggTGGCGAGGACCTCCCAGGTGGCGTTGCCGAGGGGCAGGGGGTCCTCGCCGTGATACGTCGCTCCGTGCCCAAAGCTCTTGGCGTCCTTGTAGGCCGAGAGCTGAGCGGGCTTCAGCACGCAGTACAAGCTGTTCCATGACCTGAGAGTGAGCAGGAGGGGCGAACAGATAGTCCtcgtgaacaacaacaacccggAATGTTTGTATGTCTGCTTCTAGCTACATTAGAGGGTTGGGAAAACCATTTATCAGATGTTTACGTCCTGCTTATGAATCCTTAATATTGTTTAGCCTTCACTACAATTACTGTTGTCCGTTGAAATGACTAAATTAATGTGTTTTAAGCCTAAACTCCCTAAATACAaatactacaaaaaaaatgttagacatgctcctgttttttcctttccattgtTTTCCATTCAGAATGAAAACTACACTTTTACCAC
The Scophthalmus maximus strain ysfricsl-2021 chromosome 15, ASM2237912v1, whole genome shotgun sequence DNA segment above includes these coding regions:
- the LOC118285783 gene encoding synaptosomal-associated protein 23 isoform X1 gives rise to the protein MPQNIELGATGGASNPNSSNMEEMTVEQITMRANQVTDESLESTRRMLQMAEESRQTGVNTMVMLDQQGEQLKRADQGMDQINQDMRLAEKNLTDLSKCCGLCVCPCDRVTTIEHDSRYKRTWGLGGEGDGESDASGSKVVSKQPSGVRNGQAPQMNASAPSGPYIQRVTNDAREDEMEENLDAVGGIIGNLKTMAVDMGTEIDKQNKHIDRITEKADMNKHRIDEANQRANKLIK
- the LOC118285783 gene encoding synaptosomal-associated protein 23 isoform X2, yielding MEEMTVEQITMRANQVTDESLESTRRMLQMAEESRQTGVNTMVMLDQQGEQLKRADQGMDQINQDMRLAEKNLTDLSKCCGLCVCPCDRVTTIEHDSRYKRTWGLGGEGDGESDASGSKVVSKQPSGVRNGQAPQMNASAPSGPYIQRVTNDAREDEMEENLDAVGGIIGNLKTMAVDMGTEIDKQNKHIDRITEKADMNKHRIDEANQRANKLIK